In Desulfosporosinus youngiae DSM 17734, the genomic stretch GCGAATATGGGGCGTTTTCATTTGAAATAAACGCCATCAAGGAGGAGCAATGAGTATAACTGCGGTAAAAAAATGGAGTGGCATAAAAAATACGAAAAACAAAGTATGGTGTACATCCTTGCTGATTGCCATGCTGCTGTCCGGCTGCGTACCCTCGGTTCCGTCCGTTGATAAGGCGGAAAATACGCCTCCGTCTTCCGAAATGTCTGCCGTTTCAACGCCGGCGGATACACAGCCCGCCGGTAATGCGGAAAAGCTCCGGGCTGGGACAGCACCGGCTAAAACGGAGCCGGCAGACCCGGTTATACTGAAATACTACAACTATTTTGTGGAGCACCACACCTTGGTGGACAACAGAATATTTACTGTCAACGAAAATACACTGCAGGACGATATAATATACTTTGCCTTTATGAACACCGAGCCGGCGGACGGAAAGCCGGCCAATATCCGCACGAAGAAGCAGATAGATGATGTCTTGATGAAGTACTTCGGGATAAAACCCAAACGATACAGCACGGGGATCTCCGGTGCGGCGTCAAACGGAGATGTACAGCTTGGCAGTGTGATTGAGGACGTGGTACGAGTGCACCGGCTGCTTTTAAAGCAGCTTACCGATAACGGCGATGGCAGCTGCAGCGCGGTTTTTAAACTGTACCAAATCCCAACAGACGGCGCGCGGCCCGATTTTGACCGCAGAATTCTTGAAAGGGACCCTGAAATGGAGACGTACCATAGGCTGGACGTGAAGACGACCTTCACCGGGGTCCCGGAGGGAGGGTCGTATTATTTAAAGTTCAGCGAATTTACGCTGATACCCCGTGAAGGACCCTTTGCCCCGCCGCCCCAAGAGACGGATTACTCAAAAAAGGTGAGCCCCGCTGAACTAAAATCCTTTCACGGGCTTTCCATCGGCATGACCCTGGACGAAGCCAAAAAACTGCTTAATCTGCCTGAAAGCGCCTATGAGTACCATGAAGACAGCTATGCCGATTACACCCTCGTCAATGCAGACGGCTGGAGCTATACATTCCGCACCCCTTCCAAGGAAAAGAGCGATGACAAAAGCCAATATCTCATGAGCATCAACATCCGCGAATTTCCCGATGTGATTTTCCGCGGCATCAAGCTGGGCGATGCTTATGCAGACGTGATTAAAAAGTTCCCGTCAGGCAAAGAAGAGGGTCAGTTACTTGGCTCGCCGGACAGCTATTTTACCCGCGACTACGGATTTGCCTCCACCCTGCACGCTGTGGATATTTTTACCGGCGATATGCATATTTTCATGCTGTTCGGGATGTACGACACGCTGGCTTGGGCGGATATCTACTCCAGCGATTCCTGAACCGGCAGGAATCCCTATTTCTGAAGCTCGATCTTAATTTTTAAATCCTCCATAAAATCGATCGTGGCAAACTGAGATGTGCCGACACTGTACCCTTGGCTTAAATCCAGGGCCGGAAATACCATGGTAAAGTCATTCGGGTGATTTTCATCCCTTCTGATATCATATCGTTGGGGATGGATATATTCCCCAGCGGCATTTTTTAAATATAAGTTGGTTGCCTGAAAATAAGGCGCTTTGCCTTCAGCCGTATAACGAAGCACAGTTTCCCCCTTCGCGGTAGTGATATTTTTAATGATTAATTTCCCCATCTTCCCCTGAGAAAGCTCCAACGGATAATTGCCGTCAATTGCTTTAAGACTTTCGGCGGGATTCTCTGAGTTGGCACTGTCGCCGCTGACAACCGGAAACCTGCAGGGAACGATGGTAAGGGAACGGGGAAGGTTTTTTACGGCCTGAAATTTAGCTGTTCCCTGGAAATCCTTGCCGTAAGGAGCGTTATTACCGCCGAAAGTGCCGCCTCCCGAGGAGAGCTCTATTCCCTGGTCATCAAAAACAAACCACCAGTAAACTACCCTATCCATGGCTTTGGTTACGGCGTCTTGGTCTTTGTAGTTGCCGCTGAAGTGAATCGTACTGTCGATCGGTGTCAACACCACCTGATCTACCGTCACCAGGCCTTCCGGTAAATCCACTTGTTGATTGGTCTTAAATACCCTGGTCTTCCGGACCAGTTCCGTTTTGGCCACCGTGAAGGAAAAATCCCAATGACCTTTGACGCCCATAAACTCATCTACATTTAAATCAATTTTCAATATATCCGCAGCCGACGGAGAATGATAAGTTATACTAGCAACGCCGACGTAGGTTGTTTCGTCAAGATATTCTCCGGAAAAGCCGCCTCCTTGGGGCGAACTGCCGTTAATCCTTAAATCTCCCATTATCATGGCCCCGGCCAGCTGTAAATCCTCAATTTGGCCGCTGCTTTTGACGGTATACCCTAAAACCAGGGTAGAATCGTCAGCCAAAGCTTCATTAATGGTCAAGGTTATGCCCTGATCGGTGACACTCTTATCCACCAGTTGAGAATAGGGAATATACTCTTGGTAGGTTCCGAATTTATCATTAAAGATCTTAAAAATTGAATTGATGACCGGAATATTCCTGGCTACAGCCGGTGACACCGTCCCGGCGCTTATCAATATCACCAGCAATACGGCGGCAGCGATTAAACTTCTTTTTGCCTTCTGCAGATAGTTTTTATTCCTGATTTCTTTCTGAACATTTTTCCTGACCTTGTCCTTAAGGCTTTTCGGCATTTCATCGGTCACCGGCTCCCCTTCGCTCTGATCAAACCTGACTTCATTCAACAGCCGGTAGATATCCTTTTCTTCCAGATAAAATTTCAAGTGTTCCATCAGAGCCTCTCCCCCTTCGCGACCAGTTTTTCCTTTAAAAACTTCCGGCCTCTGGAAAGCCTTTGATCCACGACATTTCTGTCCACAGAAAATGTTCTGGCGATGTTTTCGATGTCTTCGGCAAGAAAGTAACGCCGGATAAAAATCTCCCTGTCCTGGTCATTCATATCCCGGATAGCCGCCAAAAGCTCTTTCCTGGTTTCTTTGGATACCAGAATATTTTCCGGCGTAAGCTCCGCCGATAATTCCCTGTCCGTAGCCCATTCTACAGAGTCCCGCTTACTTAGCTTCCGCCGATAATCAATGGCTTTATATTTGGAGACGGCAGCAATCCAGCTTTTGAAGTTGCCTTTACTCTCGTCAAAACTTGCCATGTTGTTCCACACAGACAGGAAAACATCGTTCAGACATTCTTCAACATCAGAGTCGCCGAAGCCGGCCTGAAGCACCTTGCGTACAATACTGTAAACCAGATTCCCGTAGGTCTCCATGACAAATTCCAATGCTCTTCTGTTCTTCTTTTGCAATTGGGCTACAAAATTGGTATCATTGATCTCCATCTTTCCGCCACCTTCATCCATTCCTTGAGAAGCTTATCACCAGCTAATACGAAACAATTTGGACTTTCTGACATAAATATCGAATATTTCGCCTAAATTCCTGCGGATTTCTGCCTGAGGATGATTGTTCAATAATCTGATCTGAACAATGTCAAAAGCCCGTTCCCGTTCCGGCCGGTCGGCTGGAGATTGCCGTATTTTTCCGTCATACTGCTAAGGCTGTTGCTCTTTAAGGACTTACGTGAATATTACGGCTCAATTCGCTCTGGATTATTCATTACGACCAAAGTTATAAACTGACCTCCCATTAATACTAATTTTAATATTTGAATTCAAAATATCCATATTTTGTGACCAAGACAAAAGCAGCCTTTCAGACTTACTCTGTGAGGTTTCTCCGACCACGACATTGGCAAGAAGCAAATTTATTGAATAAATATCAATCCACACTCCCAAGTAGGGAGTGGCTATCTCAAAGTCCTCTTCCAATATCCTCATCCTGACAATAAAAATGGTCTTGGACTGCTTAATGCAGCCCAAGACCACAGGCCTTCCGTCTTAATTCATTAATTTCCTGATTTCCTCCTCAGCCAATCCTGTAGCCTTGATCATGTCTACATCCATACCCAGCCCCAGCAAATTCTCTGCCACTTCCAGTTTGCCCTTTTCCATGCCTTCCTCCATGCCCTTTTTTATACCCTTCTCCATACCTTCTGTAGGAAGATACAGGCTTATTCCGCTGATAAAGCCTGCTCCCCGTAACAGCCGCAGGCTATGGCGCACAACGTGTTTACATCCCCGTTTCCGCATCCGTCACTTCGTCAACCTTGGTGATTTTCCAGCTTCCATCCTCTTGGAGCAAAGAAAATACTACAGCATAAACCGCGGCGGAATCGCCGTCAGCGCGGAGGATCTTCTCCTGAACCCTGATGTCGGCCGTAGCTGTGCCCCCGTTAACCAGCACAATGGGATCATCAAAAACCACGGCATACTCTTTGACGCCTAGGGGGCTCCAGACCTGGAACCCGCGCCGCCAGTCATTAATCCCGTCCCCGTTCCGGCCGGTCGGCTGGAGCTCGCCGTATTTTTCCGTCATACTGCTAAGACTGTTGCTCTTTAAGGCCTGGCCATAGGTTGTGTAATAGTCCCGGACAACGGCCATGATTTGCGCTTCGGCACTGTCGGCAGCCGATTGGGGCAAGTTGTCCGGATCAATGTTTAGGACCGCATCCTCCTGCCTGATCCCCAGCCTGGTTATTTTTAAATCCGTGCCCTCGGGGAAATCGGCTTCGCCCGGTGAGGGTGTGCCGGTGTTTAAGACCAGCTCCTGATCCTGGCCGGCCGGCCCCGGCAAACTGTCTCCCCATACGGGATTGGGCCTCCTGTAATTATCGCGCTTCTGATAGAACCCGGCGTCAATGGCGCCGTCCACCAGGTTGCCTGCCCGGTCCAGGATGCGGTAACTTAGGATCCAGCACCCTTTGTCTTTGCCGCGTTTTAGAGACTTCAGCTCGATAGTGTGGTTATGGACCGGCACTTTCCGGTTGATCTCCAGTTGATCCGTGATCCCGTCTAAAAGGATGATTGCGTCGACGTTATAATCGCTGTAAAGATCAGTCAGTTTGAGCTGGAGCGTACCGGCCGTTGCTCTGTCGAAGTAAGCATGGCCGACACAGGCCTTTCCGTTCAGGGACCTTGTGTAAGAGAGAGCGGAAGCAAAAGGATAAGGCAAATGCGGCTCCAAATTTTGACCGCCTGCAGACAGGAATAAAATCTGCGGATAGCTTTGCTGATAAGAACCGGATAACCAGCCGTGTTCGACTCCATCGTAGTCACCCGCAGCCGTCAGCCGATAGTGCAGTCCGGTTTCACTGAGCCCATTCTCCAAGGACTTGATTTCCAGACGATACCCTTTCTCCTCCAAGGCCGCAAGGTCAAGGTATTCACTGAAGTACTTGGCGTCGGCCAGGTGAAACGGGATATCATTTAAGATTAGGTTGATATTCCCGCCATAACCCACCGGACCGCCGAAAAATTCCAGGCGTAAAGCGGCGGGAGCTTTGGCCAGGGCGTCAAAGGTCAGCAGCGCCTTACCGTCCGGCAGTTTTTGGGTAAAATCGCAGCGCCCCAGGTCCTGGTCCTGATCCCCAAAGAGATCCACGGTGAGAGAATCCATAAATCCTTGAGCTTCTCCGGCGACGGCGGCAACCAGAAAGGTGTGGGTTTTATCCAGCAATATTTTTTCGATGGTCACTTGCGCCCCCTTGCAGTCCACCGACCGTTTGACCGCGCTAAACTGCCCTTCCTGTTCAGCCAGGGCAAACCTGTCGGCTTTCTCCTTTGGCTGAATCTGAAGGGGCTGGGCCGAACAACCGACCGTTAAAGGCAAAAAAGTCATAAGTAAACAGAGAAAGAGCATCCTTCCTCCAGCAGCCTTTTTTCCCGGCCGCGTTATAGACCGGACAATTGCGTTCATATTCATCCTCCCCTTGGCTATTCGACTCCGAGTCTCTATTTCCGCCGGGCCGAATCTAAGACAATATATCCAAACAATAACACTATGCTTGCTTTTCGTTATCCTCTTGTCGGCTTCAATGGTAACTTACCTCCATTCAAGGCCCATAGGTTCATTTTGAGAACCAGGCAAAATTATCGTGCCAAACATAACCGTAATAACCGAACAGGTCTTTACTCCAATCCGGGAAAGGGCCAATAATCTTTTGCGGTTTTTCACTATCGACTTCAACCAGCCATAAGGAATTGTCCCGGACGTATAGAATGGCCGTTCCATCGTTGCTCCAGGACGGCTGATAAATACCGCCGCCAGCCGCTTTAAGCGGATGGGCACCGGAACCGTCACTGTTCTCCAGCCACAGCGTCCGGGTAGCAACCCAGTCCTCCAGTTGACCGGGTTCACTGAATCCTCCCATCTCCCGGCCGAGGTTTTGGGCGGCAACAAAGGCGATCTGCTTTCCGTCCGGGGACAGAGCCGGGTCCACGGCCACGCTGCCTGCAGGATTGGGCAGGATTTTGGTATTTCCTGTTTCCAGCTCACACACAGCCAGGTTTTTCTCCGACCAATTAGAGCGTCCGCCGCCGGCAACCATCAATAGCCGGCCATCCGGGAAAAAAGAAAGCCAGGGCCGGTATCCCAGCCCGCAAGGCAGAACTTGCGGCTGGGATTCTCCCCATCTCAGGCTA encodes the following:
- a CDS encoding sigma-70 family RNA polymerase sigma factor; protein product: MEINDTNFVAQLQKKNRRALEFVMETYGNLVYSIVRKVLQAGFGDSDVEECLNDVFLSVWNNMASFDESKGNFKSWIAAVSKYKAIDYRRKLSKRDSVEWATDRELSAELTPENILVSKETRKELLAAIRDMNDQDREIFIRRYFLAEDIENIARTFSVDRNVVDQRLSRGRKFLKEKLVAKGERL
- a CDS encoding DUF4179 domain-containing protein is translated as MEHLKFYLEEKDIYRLLNEVRFDQSEGEPVTDEMPKSLKDKVRKNVQKEIRNKNYLQKAKRSLIAAAVLLVILISAGTVSPAVARNIPVINSIFKIFNDKFGTYQEYIPYSQLVDKSVTDQGITLTINEALADDSTLVLGYTVKSSGQIEDLQLAGAMIMGDLRINGSSPQGGGFSGEYLDETTYVGVASITYHSPSAADILKIDLNVDEFMGVKGHWDFSFTVAKTELVRKTRVFKTNQQVDLPEGLVTVDQVVLTPIDSTIHFSGNYKDQDAVTKAMDRVVYWWFVFDDQGIELSSGGGTFGGNNAPYGKDFQGTAKFQAVKNLPRSLTIVPCRFPVVSGDSANSENPAESLKAIDGNYPLELSQGKMGKLIIKNITTAKGETVLRYTAEGKAPYFQATNLYLKNAAGEYIHPQRYDIRRDENHPNDFTMVFPALDLSQGYSVGTSQFATIDFMEDLKIKIELQK